TCAGAGGTGCCGGAGGGCTCCAGACGATTGCTTTTTGACTGGAATCCTCAGAGTACCGTATACAGGACGGAATCACCGATGGCGCATGGTAACCCCCCGGAGATCATCTACCTGAACAACGCGGCGACGACCTGGCCGAAACCTAAGGAGGTGATTCAGGAGGTCGTCCGCTCCCTCGAACTGCCCTACTACGAAGAGGGGAGGACGACCCTTCGCGGGCAGGCGGACTACCCCGCTCTCGCCCGCGAGATCCTCGCCGGGTTCTTCCGCGCCGCGGATCCCTCCCATATCGTCTTCACCCGGAATGCAACCGACAGCCTCAACATGGTCATCCACGGGTTCGCCCACCAGCACAGGGAGACTCCGTTTCACGTCGTCACCACCCGCCTCGAGCACAACGCCGTCCTCCGCCCGCTCCGCACGCTGGAGCGGGAGGGAAGGATCACGCTCTCCATCGTCCCGTTCGAGGACGGCTACGTGGCGCCGCAGGCGATCCGGGAAGCGCTTCGGGACGATACCCGCATGGTGGTGATGACGCACGGCAGCAACGTACTCGGGACCGTCCAGGACGTCGGGGCGATCGGGCGCCATCTCCGCTCGCAGGATATCTTCTTCGTGGTCGACGGGGCGCAGACCGCCGGCCACGCGTCCGTCGATCTCTCCGCCCTTCCCGTCGACGTCTTCGTCTTCACCGGCCACAAGGGGCTCTACGGGCTGCCGGGCATCGGGGGATTCTACATCCAGCGGCCCGAGGTGGTGGATGCGGTGCGGCAGGGCGGCACCGGCGTAGAATCGGCCCGCCCCTACCATACCGACGAGATGCCGCTCAAGTTCGAGTGCGGGACCCACAACTACCCCGGCATCGCCTCGCTCTACGCGGGCGTGCGCTACCTGATGCAGAACGGTCCCGACCGCCTGGAGCGAAGGACCATGGAGAACACGGAGTATCTCGTCAGGGTGCTCCGGGAGGAGGAGTCCGTCGTCCTGCACAACGACGCCCCGGATCTCCCGGTCATCCCCTTCTCCGTGGAGGGGATGGACAGCCACGACGTCGGGTTCATCCTCGCGCGGATGTACTCCGTCATCTGCCGCACCGGCCTCCACTGCGCCCCCCTGGTGCACGAGAGCATCGACGGGGGGAGAGGGTGCGTGCGGCTCTCGCTCTCCAGCCAGAACACCCGCGAGCAGTGCGAAGCCGCCGCCCGGGCGATCCGCGAGGTGGTGCAGCGTGCGGATCGTTGAGACGAAGCAGACGAAGCTCTGCGTGGACGGCTCCCTGCTGAAGGAGTACGTGCTGGACGAGCCGCTCGATTTGGCGTTCATCGACTATCTGCGGAACTTCGGGGAGGTCGAGCTGCTCACCCACATGCGGCAGCCGTTCCTCTCGTTCGCGCGGGAGCACTTCATCACCATCAAGGGGATCGTGGGGGACGACGTCGTCGAGGTGCGCTACGCGAAGGGGATGCACGACCTGGTCGCCGACTACTTTCACCTGCTCCTCTCCTACTACCCCCGGGGGAGAGCCGGCGTCGAGAAGGTGCGGCGGATCGAGGCGGAGATCCAGAAGAAGATCGATACCCGGCGGGAGTGAGGGGCGGGGCTTCGCCTCCAGGGGTGCAGGCATGAACGGCTTCCATCGCCGGATCCCCTCCGCAAGAACGGGCAGGGCAGGCCATGTTCGCCCCGCAATTGCACCTGACACGATCCCCGATCCCGTGCATCTCTGGATCGCCGGAGGCCAACCGCCATCTGCGGAGACGACACCGGCGGGATTGCACGCGTGATATGCCGGCCCCTGGAAACCCGGGCGGCGAACACATTCGCCCCCCGCACGGCGTGTTTTAACCCTCGAGAGTCTCAACGGGTGAACGTGGAGGCGGTGCGATACCCGGTGGGCGCCTACGGAACCGTCTGCAGGGCCTGCCAGGACGTCTCCGGGGAAGGCGGGTCCGGGAGAGCGTGCCGTGCTGTCGATCCGCTCGCCGGGATGGCGGGAGCGGTGCTGGCGACCTACCGTTCCTCGGGGATACGGTGCCGGATCCCGAACACCTTCCCCGGGATCGTGTCCCGTTGCCTCGATGCAGCATCCCGGGCGATGTGCGGCGTCTCATGGCCCTCATCGGATGCCGGAACCGGGAACGGCCTCCCTCGACAGATCAGCGGGATCTCCCATGACAGGATATGGATCGTGTGCACTTTCGCCGCTGCTGGTGCTGCCTGCGGGCGGGATCGTTGCACCTCTGCCGCGGCGGGGCAGCAATCTCACAGCGGATGCTCCACCCTGCTGCAATCCCCGGATGGATCTCTTCGATCGCGCATTCCCTATCCGGAACCCGGGCCGGGCGGGTGAAGAGGGACCTTTGCCCACGTTGCCCATGCGGGCAAGAGGTGGGCAAGAGTCGTGGGCAAGAGACGAAACGGCTGCCGGAGAGCCCGATCCCGATTTTGAGAACGATGCAACGAGTTCCGATGGGGTCGGATCGACTCTTGCCCAGATTTTCCGGAACACAGAAGGGTGCGAGCATACTCCGGTGTGCGAGGAGGCATCGTGTGTTCCCGCAGACGTGGGCAAGAGTGATCTGAAGTCAGCGGAACGGGAAGGAATTGAAAAACCGGACACAGAACAGGCTCCGCTCTCTTGCCCACCGTCTGGGCAAAGCATGGGATCGAATGGGCCGGTGGGCAAACGTGCCGTCGTCCGGGAGCAGGACTGCATCGCCCTGCGGGGAGGGAGCGGATCCTGGACCTCTGCAAACCTGAATGCGGGGCCGGGTATCGGGATTCTGCGAAGGTACAGAAGCATCTCCTCTTCGGTGCGGGAGATGTGAAGGTTCTCGAAAGATGATCCTGCATCGACGGGCAAGAATGCGAGAGGGGGCAAACCCTTTGCAGGGGATCGGCATCTGAGCGAGCGACAAGCAGAATGCCCATCAGCTGCAGGATCGTTTACCGGCAGGCATCCCGTCCCCTTGTATTTCAGGCATCCGGTTTATACCATGTACATAATTTTAAAAATTTATTTATTCGAGTACTCTCATCGGGCTATCGGGATATGGGGCGTCAGTTCAGGCACTTCATGGGGGCAGTACTGGGAATCCTGATCGTGATCCTGATGATCTTCATCGTCTTCTCAGGACCGCAGCCCGGGATCGCCGACGTAGAGGCGGAGTCCTGCTGCACGATCTACACCCCGGAGGGGGATGCGATCCGGATCTCGGTTGAACTCGCCGACACACCGGCCGAACGAGAGAGGGGGCTCATGTACCGTTCCGAACTGGCGGAAGATGCCGGGATGCTGTTTATCTATCCCGGACCGACGAGATGCTCCTTCTGGATGAAGAACACCTGGATCCCCCTGGACATCGCCTTCCTCTCCTCCGATTTTACCGTCCAGGAACTGTTCGAGAACCAGACACCCCTGAGCACGGCAGACATCGTTCCGAGAGATGCATGCATCTATGTGCTGGAAGTGAACGGGGGATTTTTCCGGAGGCATGCGTTGCTGCCGTCGGACAATCTTTCCGATATCCGCATATCCTGTGATATCGCAGAATAACAGTTCACCCTCCTCGCCCTGAAGCAGTATCCCGCAATTTTACTCCTGGTGTTCGGCAGGGACCATCCCGGGCCCCGCTCCGGTGCACAGCCCGGCTCGGACCGTGGAAGAGATCGGAGTAGCGCTCTGCCGGACCTCATTCCAGCAGGTCATACTCGCAAGGATGGAGTGTTATCGTCGGATCGTCGGATCGTCGGGAAGACTAATCGGCCGATGGGTGCCTGAGACTACACCACCTGCATGCTGAATTACGGCTACGCACTCCTCGGAGCCGGCTGCATGGGGGCGATCGACAGCAACGAGCTGAATGTCCATGTGGGGGTTCCTGCACGAGAAGGCCACGTAGAAGAGCAGCCGGGCTTACGATCTTCAGGAACCCCGCCGGTTCCGGGTTGATCTTACCGTGATCCATCTCATTGAGACAGATGCGGTTGAAAAAAGGACCGCATCCTCGCGGAGAGCTATACGCTTCGGTTGTGGCT
This window of the Methanomicrobiales archaeon genome carries:
- a CDS encoding aminotransferase class V-fold PLP-dependent enzyme produces the protein MAHGNPPEIIYLNNAATTWPKPKEVIQEVVRSLELPYYEEGRTTLRGQADYPALAREILAGFFRAADPSHIVFTRNATDSLNMVIHGFAHQHRETPFHVVTTRLEHNAVLRPLRTLEREGRITLSIVPFEDGYVAPQAIREALRDDTRMVVMTHGSNVLGTVQDVGAIGRHLRSQDIFFVVDGAQTAGHASVDLSALPVDVFVFTGHKGLYGLPGIGGFYIQRPEVVDAVRQGGTGVESARPYHTDEMPLKFECGTHNYPGIASLYAGVRYLMQNGPDRLERRTMENTEYLVRVLREEESVVLHNDAPDLPVIPFSVEGMDSHDVGFILARMYSVICRTGLHCAPLVHESIDGGRGCVRLSLSSQNTREQCEAAARAIREVVQRADR
- a CDS encoding DUF192 domain-containing protein, with translation MGRQFRHFMGAVLGILIVILMIFIVFSGPQPGIADVEAESCCTIYTPEGDAIRISVELADTPAERERGLMYRSELAEDAGMLFIYPGPTRCSFWMKNTWIPLDIAFLSSDFTVQELFENQTPLSTADIVPRDACIYVLEVNGGFFRRHALLPSDNLSDIRISCDIAE